In a genomic window of Sporosarcina trichiuri:
- the cydS gene encoding cytochrome bd oxidase small subunit CydS, which yields MEQFIIFYAPFIVLIGLIIAAFVVAPMDGWVLKNEKKKK from the coding sequence ATGGAACAGTTCATCATATTCTATGCACCTTTCATCGTCCTCATCGGACTGATCATCGCCGCGTTCGTCGTGGCACCGATGGACGGATGGGTTTTGAAAAATGAAAAAAAGAAGAAGTGA
- a CDS encoding cytochrome d ubiquinol oxidase subunit II has protein sequence MNLEILGISVLWTFLFGYIMVGAIDFGAGFFNAYSLITGKERVLTRVIQRYLSPVWEITNVFLVFFFVGIIGFFPKTAFYYGTTLLVPVSFGLILLAIRGSYYAFETYGARGHKGYSFMYGLAGLLIPASLSIVLTISEGGFIELVDGNPVLDYWKLFTSPLTWSIVVLSLSATLYISAVFLTWYANKARDTEAAALLRRYALTWALPTIIAAGGIIVELRRYQPEHYSNIQNFWPMFLISALLFAGTVFLLYTKRQYGWAFAMLAGQFAFAFYGYGASHYPYLLYPYLTIYDSFTNPAMAISLVVVFILGLCLLIPALYLVLRLFLFDKDYVRGKGDYHA, from the coding sequence ATGAACCTCGAAATACTCGGAATCAGCGTCTTATGGACGTTCCTGTTCGGCTATATCATGGTCGGTGCCATCGACTTCGGCGCAGGGTTCTTCAACGCATACAGTCTGATCACCGGGAAAGAGCGTGTGCTCACCCGGGTCATCCAGCGGTACCTGTCGCCGGTCTGGGAGATCACGAACGTCTTCCTCGTGTTCTTCTTCGTCGGCATCATCGGGTTCTTCCCGAAAACGGCGTTCTACTACGGCACGACACTGCTTGTGCCGGTCAGCTTCGGCCTGATCCTGCTGGCGATCCGCGGTTCGTATTATGCGTTCGAGACGTACGGGGCACGCGGGCACAAAGGCTATTCGTTCATGTACGGCCTCGCCGGACTGCTGATCCCGGCGTCGCTGTCGATTGTGCTGACGATCTCGGAAGGCGGCTTCATCGAATTGGTGGACGGCAATCCGGTGCTCGACTACTGGAAGCTGTTCACGAGCCCGCTGACGTGGTCCATCGTCGTGCTCAGCCTGTCCGCGACGCTTTACATTTCCGCCGTGTTCCTGACATGGTATGCGAATAAGGCGCGAGACACGGAAGCCGCTGCGCTGCTGCGGCGCTACGCACTGACGTGGGCGCTGCCGACCATCATCGCAGCAGGCGGCATCATCGTCGAGCTGCGGCGTTATCAGCCGGAGCATTACAGCAACATCCAGAACTTCTGGCCGATGTTCCTGATTTCCGCACTGCTGTTCGCCGGCACGGTGTTCCTGCTCTACACGAAGCGCCAGTACGGCTGGGCGTTCGCGATGCTCGCCGGCCAGTTCGCCTTCGCGTTCTACGGCTACGGCGCATCGCACTACCCGTACTTGCTGTATCCGTACTTGACGATCTACGACAGCTTCACGAACCCGGCCATGGCCATCTCACTCGTCGTCGTCTTCATCCTCGGACTGTGCCTGCTCATCCCGGCGCTGTATCTCGTGCTGCGGCTGTTCCTGTTCGATAAGGATTACGTCCGCGGCAAAGGCGACTACCATGCATAA
- a CDS encoding cytochrome ubiquinol oxidase subunit I → MGNEEAVFFSRVLTELTLSFHIIYATIGVGVPLMIMIAQWVGIKKNDEHYILLARRWARGFVITVAVGVVTGTAIGLQLSLLWPNFMELAGNVIALPLFMETFAFFFEAIFLGIYLYTWDRFENQKKHLLLLIPVALGAAFSAVFITIVNAFMNAPRGFDIVNGELVNISPLLAMFNPAMPTKVAHVVVTAFMTAAFLLASIAAFRLLRGSNHIYHKKALMLTLKVGFIFSIGAAIIGDFSGKYLAEYQPEKLAAAEWHFETTDKAELILMGVLTEDNEVKYALKIPYGLSVLAANNPFAEVTGLDQFPEDEVPPLYIHYLFNFMVFIGMWLSLLSAVFLLGKWRNWNFISSKWFRWLIVLGGPLSVLAIEFGWWFAEVGRQPWILRDIMKVSEAATTSGQVDLMLVLFSGLYLVLGVGSIVVLRRMFRRNPVEKELEDRHAMRGRDVR, encoded by the coding sequence ATGGGAAATGAAGAAGCCGTATTTTTCTCGCGGGTCCTCACCGAATTGACGCTGTCATTCCATATCATCTATGCGACCATCGGTGTCGGGGTGCCGCTCATGATCATGATCGCCCAATGGGTGGGCATCAAGAAGAACGACGAACATTACATCCTGCTCGCCAGACGGTGGGCACGTGGATTCGTCATCACCGTGGCGGTCGGCGTGGTGACCGGGACGGCAATCGGCCTGCAGCTGTCCTTATTATGGCCGAATTTCATGGAACTAGCCGGGAATGTCATCGCACTTCCGCTGTTCATGGAAACCTTTGCATTTTTCTTCGAAGCGATCTTCCTCGGGATCTACCTGTATACGTGGGACCGCTTCGAAAACCAGAAGAAACACTTGCTGCTGCTCATTCCGGTAGCGCTCGGAGCTGCGTTCTCGGCGGTCTTCATCACAATCGTCAATGCGTTCATGAACGCACCGCGCGGCTTTGACATCGTCAACGGAGAGCTCGTCAACATCAGCCCGCTGCTCGCGATGTTCAACCCGGCGATGCCGACGAAAGTGGCGCACGTCGTTGTGACCGCCTTCATGACCGCAGCGTTCCTTCTGGCTTCCATTGCAGCATTCCGGCTCCTGCGCGGGTCGAACCATATTTATCACAAGAAAGCGCTCATGCTGACGCTGAAAGTCGGCTTCATCTTCTCGATCGGCGCTGCGATCATCGGGGACTTCTCCGGGAAATACCTCGCCGAGTACCAGCCGGAGAAACTTGCGGCCGCCGAGTGGCATTTCGAGACGACCGATAAGGCGGAGCTCATCCTCATGGGGGTCTTGACCGAGGACAATGAAGTCAAGTACGCCCTGAAGATCCCGTATGGCCTGTCCGTGCTCGCTGCGAACAACCCATTCGCGGAAGTGACCGGGCTCGATCAGTTCCCGGAAGATGAAGTGCCGCCGCTGTACATCCACTACCTGTTCAACTTCATGGTGTTCATCGGCATGTGGCTGTCGCTCTTATCCGCCGTGTTCCTGCTCGGCAAATGGCGGAACTGGAACTTCATCTCAAGCAAATGGTTCCGCTGGCTCATCGTTCTCGGCGGCCCGCTTTCGGTGCTCGCCATCGAGTTCGGCTGGTGGTTCGCGGAAGTCGGCCGGCAGCCGTGGATCCTGCGCGATATCATGAAAGTGTCCGAAGCGGCGACAACGAGCGGTCAGGTCGATCTCATGCTCGTGCTGTTCAGCGGCCTGTATCTCGTGCTCGGCGTCGGCAGTATCGTCGTGCTGCGCCGGATGTTCCGCCGCAATCCGGTCGAGAAGGAACTGGAAGACCGCCATGCGATGAGAGGACGTGATGTGCGATGA